Below is a genomic region from Rhodopirellula islandica.
AGTCTGAGTTTGCGTGGGCTGCGATTCTCACTCGCTGAAAAGCATTTGCTTCGGTCGCAACTGACCGCGATCGTCCAGGTTGCCCAAGAAGCCGATGTGAGAATTCTGTTCCCGATGGTGATCGGTGGTCACGACTTCGCGCAAGCGATTTCGATGGTGGAAGAGGTCGTCGAAGAATGCCAGGCATTCAAGCGACCTCAGATCGGAGCCATGATCGAAACGCCTGCCGCCCTGTTCTGCTTGGACGAAATTCTCGAACTCGCTGACTTTGTCGCCATCGGCACCAACGATCTCACGCAGTACCTGTTGGCCGCCGACCGCGAACTGTCCGCTGAAAGCGAACTGGTCACCGCAATGCACCCCGCGGTATTGCGAGCGATCCAGCAAGTCGTGGTGGCAGCCAAACGCTGGAATTGCCCGGTCTGTGTTTGCGGCGAAGAAGCCAGTGACCCCGAATTTGCAGAACTGTTGATCGGACTCGGAATTCAAGAACTGAGCATCAGCCCTTCGCGCGCGGGCGAACTCGCGACCGCCATCGGCAAGATGAATTCAGCAACCGCGAGTGCCCTTGCGCAACTCGCACAAAAGTGCCGCAGCCCGCAAGAGGTTCGGCAATTGTTGACGCCAGAAAGCAGACAAGAACAGCTCGAAGAATCAGACCACCAACCCGTGGATGCAATCGGAACTCGCTCGTGATCGAAAGAAGCTCCACCTCGTTGCTGCTGCAACCGAGTGACGTGCCGCCATCGCAGGCTGACCTCCGAGTGATCGGCGTGTTCAACCCGGCCGTTGCAATCCTCAATGACGACCGGTTCATGCTGGCCCGCGTCGCGGAACTGCCATCCGAATCACGAACCGGATGGCTCCCTCTGCCCCGTTGGTCAACCTCCGGGACGACCGAGGTCGACTGGGTGCGGGAAGAGGATCTGACCCACGTCGATGCACGCGTGGTGGCGATGAAGACCAGCGGCGACCTGCGTTTGACTTCCGTTTCCCATTTGCGACTCTATCGCTCATCGAACGCAAGCGACACGTCTTGGGAGTTCGTCACAACGATTCATCCCGAAGGCCCTTGGGAAGAATACGGCATCGAAGACCCTCGGATCACCAAGATCGGGCCGATCTACTGGATCACCTATGTCGCTGTTTCTCGATCCGGTGCAGCGACCGCACTGATGTCATCGACGGACCTGATGACCTTCCAGCGTCACGGCATCATCTTCCCCAGCGAAAACAAAGACGTCGTCCTGTTCCCGGAAATGATCTCCGGTGACTTTGTCGCCTTGCACCGCCCGAACCCTCACTCGCACTTTCACTCGCCCCAAATTTGGCTGGCCCGTTCGCCCGACATGATTCATTGGGGGCGTCACGAATGTGTTCTCAGCGGAATGCATGCCTGGGAAAGCGACCGCGTTGGCAGTGGCACGCCGCCGATTTTATGCGAGGAGGGTTGGCTCACGCTTCATCACGGCAGCGCTCGTCCGAGTTCCGCCGGCACCGTGGGTTGTTACTCCGCGGGTGCGATCTTGCTCGATCGCGATCATCCCGGTCGTGTGCTGGCTCGGTCAAGCCAACCGATGATGCAGCCCACAACCGAATATGAGCTTCATGGCTTCGTCCCCCAGGTCGTGTTCCCAACCGCCATGCTGGACCGAGACGATCAGCTTCACGTCTTCTACGGAGCCGCCGACACCTGTGTCGCCTCGGCCCGTTTCCCAAAGCAATCCGTCCTGGATTCGCTGCAACGACAACCCCCGAGTCAACCCAAACAATGACCTCACCTGATCTATTAAAAATTGCCTTCCTTGGCGACTACTTGCCGCGCAAATGTGGCATCGCCACGTTCACTCACGACCTGCGAATCGCCGTCGCCACTGAATCCTGTGCGGAGTGCATCGTGGTCACGATGGACGACGTCGACGGCGGCTACGCCTACGACGATGAAGTCCAGTTTCAAGTGGCCGATCAAGAACTGGATGAGTACCGATCGGCAGCTGACTTCCTGAACTTCAGCAACGTGGATGTGATCTCGCTGCAGCACGAATTCGGCATCTATGGCGGTCCCTGCGGAAGCCACATTCTGGCCCTGCTGCAAGACGTTCGGATGCCGGTCGTCACGACCCTTCACACGGTTCTGTCGGAACCCAGCCAAACCCAGCGGGCGGTGATGATGCAGCTGATTCGGTTGTCAACGCGGCTGGTCGTGATGACGGAGCGAAGTCGCCAAACGCTGCTCAACACCTACTCCGTCGACAGTGAACAAGTCGACTTGATCGCGCACGGAATCCCGGAAGCTCCCGAGACCGACCAAAGCGTCCTGAAAGAACAATTCGGGGTCGAGAACAACAACGTCGCACTCACCTTTGGCTTGCTTTCCCCCGGCAAAGGCATCGAACATGTCTTGAAAGCGATCCCAGAGATCGTCGCCCAATTCCCGGATTTCATCTACATCGTCCTGGGGGCAACGCACCCCAGCCTGATTCGCGATCAAGGCGAACGCTATCGGATCAGCCTGGAACGGATGGCAAAGGAACTGGGCGTTTCCAAGCATGTCAGTTTCTACAACCGCTTTGTCGAACTGGAAGAACTGACGGAATTCATTGGTGCTGCGGACCTGTACATCACACCGTATCTGAACGTGGAACAAGCCGTCTCGGGAACGCTGGCCTACGCGTTTGGTTGTGGCCAAGCCGTGATTTCCACTCCCTACTGGCACGCCGAAGAACTGCTCGCCGATGGGCGTGGGGTGCTGGTCCCGTTCGCGGATCCAGCCGCGATCGCGCGCGAGGTGATCGGGTTGTTGGGCGACGACGACCGGCGTCTGGCAATGCGAGCGAAGGCCTATGAACTGGGTCGCAGCATGACCTGGGACCATGTCTCGCAGATGTACCTCGACTCATTCAACCGAGCCCGAGATCAACGCACGTCGTCCTCGAAACCACTCGCGGTCCGCACGCTGGACGAACAACCTTTGGCGCTGCCGCAAATGCAGCTCGACCATCTGCAGCACCTCAGTGATTCCACCGGCATCATCCAGCACGCCATCTATTCCA
It encodes:
- a CDS encoding glycoside hydrolase family 130 protein, coding for MIERSSTSLLLQPSDVPPSQADLRVIGVFNPAVAILNDDRFMLARVAELPSESRTGWLPLPRWSTSGTTEVDWVREEDLTHVDARVVAMKTSGDLRLTSVSHLRLYRSSNASDTSWEFVTTIHPEGPWEEYGIEDPRITKIGPIYWITYVAVSRSGAATALMSSTDLMTFQRHGIIFPSENKDVVLFPEMISGDFVALHRPNPHSHFHSPQIWLARSPDMIHWGRHECVLSGMHAWESDRVGSGTPPILCEEGWLTLHHGSARPSSAGTVGCYSAGAILLDRDHPGRVLARSSQPMMQPTTEYELHGFVPQVVFPTAMLDRDDQLHVFYGAADTCVASARFPKQSVLDSLQRQPPSQPKQ
- a CDS encoding glycosyltransferase family 4 protein; this encodes MTSPDLLKIAFLGDYLPRKCGIATFTHDLRIAVATESCAECIVVTMDDVDGGYAYDDEVQFQVADQELDEYRSAADFLNFSNVDVISLQHEFGIYGGPCGSHILALLQDVRMPVVTTLHTVLSEPSQTQRAVMMQLIRLSTRLVVMTERSRQTLLNTYSVDSEQVDLIAHGIPEAPETDQSVLKEQFGVENNNVALTFGLLSPGKGIEHVLKAIPEIVAQFPDFIYIVLGATHPSLIRDQGERYRISLERMAKELGVSKHVSFYNRFVELEELTEFIGAADLYITPYLNVEQAVSGTLAYAFGCGQAVISTPYWHAEELLADGRGVLVPFADPAAIAREVIGLLGDDDRRLAMRAKAYELGRSMTWDHVSQMYLDSFNRARDQRTSSSKPLAVRTLDEQPLALPQMQLDHLQHLSDSTGIIQHAIYSIPDHAHGYCTDDNARALILTVLLEEQGKDSPEVRALASRYAAFLNNAFNRDTGRFRNFLGFDRQWMEADGSDDSQGRALWAIGTCVGRSCNAGLVAWAREVFHQALPASERTTSPRTWALAIIGIHEYLRRYSGDRVAAAMSQQLADRLADMYEAIATDEWPWFEKIATYNNAKLSQALITHGRWFDNQRAVDIGLKSLHWLSGIQRSPQGRFRPIGSNGFSPEGEVTAVFDQQAIEAHAMISASIEAFAASKDNFWSEQAHLAFDWFLGRNDLGQPIYDASTGGCFDGLMENQVNENQGAESTLAFLLSLAEMRGLNAMMRVVPNPTH